GCACGCGCGCACGTTCGGCAACGGCCCCGGCTACAGCACGATCGTCGGCTCCGGCGAGCACGCGCCGATCCTGCACTGGGTGCGCTGCGACGGGCCGGTGCTGCCGGGCGAGACGCTGCTGCTGGACATGGGCGTGGAGGCGCGCTCGCTCTACACCGCGGACGTCACCCGGACCATCCCGGTGGGCGGGTCCTTCACGCCGGCCCAGCGCGCGGTCCACGACCTGGTCGAGGCGTCCCATCGCGCGGGACTCGCGGCGGTGCGGCCGGGCCGGACGTACTCCGACTTCCACTTCGCCTCGATGGAGGTGCTGGCGCGCGGCCTGCACGACTGGGGACTGCTGCCGGTCTCGGTGGACGAGGCGCTGGCACCCGAGGGGCAGCAGCACCGGCGCTACATCGTCTGCGGCGTCGGCCACCACCTCGGGCTGGACGTGCACGACTGCGCGTCCTCCGAGTACGAGCAGTACCTCGGCGCCGCCCTCGCGCCGGGCATGGTGCTCACGGTCGAGCCCGGCCTGTACTTCCACGCGCACGACGAGACGCTGCCGCCGGAACTGCGCGGCATCGGCGTGCGGATCGAGGACGACCTGCTCGTCACGGAGACCGGCCACGACGTGCTCTCCGGTGACCTGCCCATCGACGCGGCCGGCCTGGAGCGCTGGGCCGCCGCCCACACCCGATAGGACACCGGTGTTCCCCCCTCTCTCCGATGTGGACCTGCTCGACGGCGTCCACTCCCGTACCCGGGACCGCATGCTGCACCTGGCCCGCGTCTTCCCGGTCGACCGGGTGCTCGCCGTGTTCCGGGCGAACGCCGGGCTCGACACCCGCGGCGCGCTGCCGCCCGGAACCTGGGAGGACTTCGGCCACCCGGACGAGAAGCCGTGGTCGGAGTCCGACTACCCGGGCGCGGGCGCGGCCCCGACCGCGAGCCTGCTGCGCGGGCACTACGCCGGGCACTTCCTGTCCATGCTGTCACTGGCCCACGCGTCCACCGGCGACCCGGTGTTCCGCGACCGGGCGCACGAGGTGGTCGCGGGGCTGGCCGAGGTGCAGGCCGCGCTCGCCGCCACCGGGCGCTACAGCCACCCCGGATTCCTCGCGGCGTACGGCGAATGGCAGTTCTCCCGGCTCGAGGAGCTCGCGCCGTACGGGGAGATCTGGGCGCCGTACTACACCTGCCACAAGATCATGGCGGGGCTGCTGGACGCGTACACGCTGACCGGCTCGGACCCGGCGCTGGACGTGGTCACCGGGATGGGGCACTGGGTCGCGGGGCGGATCCTCGCGGTCGCGCCGGAGCAGCGGCAGCGGATGTGGTCGCTGTACATCGCGGGCGAGTTCGGCGGCATGAACGAGAGCCTGACCACGCTGCACCGGATCACCGGCGAGCCGGTGTTCCTGGCGGCCGCGGCCGCGTTCGAGATGGACGCGTTGCTGGACGCGGCGGCCGCGGGCCGGGACGTGCTGGACGGCATGCACGCGAACCAGCACCTGCCGATGCTGGTCGGCCACCTCGCGCAGTACGAGGTCACCGGCGACCGTCGCTACCTGGACGCGGTGGTCGCGCTGTTCGGTCAGGTGGTGCCGGGCCGGACGTTCGCGCACGGCGGCACCGGCGAGGGCGAGCTGTGGGGGCCGGCCGGGCACGTGGCGCGCGGCATCGGCCGGCGCAACGCGGAGACGTGCGCGACGTACAACCTGCTGAAGATCGCGCGCGGGCTGTTCACGCACACCCGGGACGTGCGGTACGCGGACTACGCCGAGCGGGCCACGCTGAACCACATCGCCGGCTCACGCGCGGACGTGGACTCGGACGTCAGCCCCGAGGTGCTGTACATGTACCCGGTCGACGCGGGCGCGGTCCGGGAGTACGGCAACGCCGGCACCTGCTGCGGCGGCACCGGGCTGGAGAGCCACGTCAAGGCGCAGGAGTCGGTCTGGTTCCGCGACGACGAGAGCCTCTACGTGCTGCAGTACGTGCCGTCGCGGCTGCGGTGGGCGGAGCGCGGCGGCACCGTCGCGCTGCGCACGGCGTACCCCCGGGACGGCCTGGTCGCCCTCGACTTCGATCTGGACGGCCCGGTCGACCTGCGCCTCCGGGTGCCGGAGTGGGTGCCGGAGCGGCGGGCGCTGGTCGACGGCGTGCTCACCGCCGCGAAGGACGGCTTCCTCCGGATCCGGCGGGACGTGCGCCGCGGCGACACGGTGACCGTGGAGTTCCCGATGCCGCTGCGGCTGGTGCCCGCGCCGGACGACCCGGCGCTGGTGTCGGTGGAGTTGGGGCCGACCGTGCTGCTGGCCCGCGACGACGCGACCACCACGCTGGAGGTGGCCCCGGCCGCGCACCGTGAGCTGGACTGCTCGATCGGGTTCCGCGCACTCGGCGGCGACCTGGTGTCCGCGCTCGGGCTGGAGTTCGAACCGGCCTGGTCCGGCGGGGATCGTCGCTACCACATGTACCTGCGGGTCGCGGACCCGGTGATCGCGTTCCCGGGCGCGGTGACCGAGGTGCCGGACCGGCACGACGCGCACGGCTGGTCGTTCCTGACCGGGCTGTGGGCGTCCGGCGGGTTCCCGACGCACACGTCGTTCCTGGAGTCGGTGCACCGGAACGCGCGGCGGGCCGCGACGGCCGGACTGCTCGGCCGGGACGAGGTGATCACGGTGCTGGCGGCCGCGGCGGCCAGCACCGTCTCCGGCGCCGAGCCGCGGCGCAGCGAGATCCTGCCGTCCGGCGACCTGACCGTGACCGGTGACCTGGTCACCTGGCCGCTGTCCGCCGCGATCGGCGCGGGCGAGCCGATGCCGGCGGTGCGGATCGAGGTGGCGGGGGAGCGGGCACCGTCCGGGTGGTACACCGGCGCGCCGGCCGTCTCCGTGGTCACCCACGGCGCGGTCACGTCGGTCGCGCTGACCGGGGGCGTGGTCGCCGGGCGGCCGCTGCCGGACGGACGGCACGTGGTGCGCGCGGAGGCGACCGACCCGGCCGGGCGCGTGGTGCACGCGACGCGCGAGGTCGCGGTCGACACCACGCCGCCGTCCGTGCGGGCCCGGGTGCGCGCGCTCGGCCCGCACAACGTCGAGGTGACGCTGCACGCGGACGACGAGGTGTCCGGGGTGGACCGGATCCGGTGGCGGACCGGCGAGACGTTCTGGGGCGTCTACCAGGAGCCGTTCACCCGGGCGCTGCACGCCGCGCCGCAGATCCTGGAGTTCACCGCGACCGACCGGGCCGGCAACACGTCCCCGGTGCAGCGGGTCGCACTCCCCGCGGCCGGAACCTGACGCGGCGGCCGGAACCGGGCGCGGCAACCAGGTCGCCAGGTCCGGCGGGGCCAGGGCGGCGACGCGGCGGTGGACGTGGGCGGGATTCGTCTCGCCCACAGCGCCACCCCCTCGCCGGACCGGCCCGACCGGAAGAACGCGGATGCCGCGCACCGACCAGGTACGTCACGTCGGCGCGCGGCGGCAGCCCGTCCAGCGGCGCGTGCGTCTTCAGCACCCGGCGGCCCGCCTGCCGGTCCGGTGCGGACGGTCCGGATACAGGCGCAGCGGCCACGGCCGATCTCCTCGGCGGGGTCGCCGATCCGGAACGAGGCAGCGGCCAGGTTGTCGTACGGCCAGTGGTAGCGGCCCGGGTCGCCGGCGGTCGCGGACCACATCTCGTTCCGGTGCACCGGCGTCCGGTCCGCGGCGAACACGGCCACCGGCAGGTCCCGGTCGCACGTGCGGCTCCGGTCCGCTTGCGGCTCGTTTGTCCTCGAGGGATAGCGAGAAGGATTCGCATGTGTCATGCTGCCGAACCGAAGATCCATTTCGGTTTGTGTTCAGAGGGGAGTCACATGCCGTTCACTCGTCTCATCGCGGCGGGCGCTGCCGCGATCGTCGGTGCCATGACCGGTGCGGTGGTCATCGCCGGTCCGGCGTCGGCGGCGGTCACGGAGGGTGCGGTGTTCAACAACCCGCACGTCGCGGGCGAGCAGTACCGGGTACGGGACCACATACGTGGGCTGATAGACGGCGCCGCGGCCGGATCCACGATCCACGTGGCGATCTACAACTTCAACGAGCAGACCGTTGCGAACAACCTGATCGCCGCCAAGGACCGCGGCGTCAACATCAAGTTCGTGGTGAACTACGACGCGTCGCTGACCGACGCGGTCGTGTCACTGAAGAACAAGCTCGGCACGAACGTCGCCGCGGCCTCCTACGTCTCGGTCTGCACGCAGAACGCGGCCTGCGTGGGCACCGCGGGCACGCCGATCATGCACAACAAGTTCTGGCTGTTCTCCAGCACGAACGGCTCCAGCAACGTGGTCGTCCAGTCCTCGGCGAACATCACGCCGTCGAACTCCACGAAGTACTGGAACAACGCGGTCACGCTGGTCGGCAACACCGGGCTGTACAACGCGTACGTCAAGTACCACGGTGACCTGGCCAACAAGCGCAAGAACAGCAACTACTACCACACCGAGCTCAACGGGAACGTGCGCAGCTACTTCTTCCCGCGGGCCGGCGACAGCACCAGCACCGACCTGATCTACAACATGCTCAACGAGAACGTGACCTGCGAGGGCAACACCACGGTCGGCACCTCGGTCGAGCACCGCACCATCATCCGGGTCGGCATGTTCTACTTCAGCCGCGTCGAGGTCGCCGAGAAGCTGCGCGACCTGGCCGACAAGAAGTGCTGGATCGACGTCATCTACACCGAGACCGGCGCCAGCGGCAACGTGCCGGCCGCGCTGCGCAACCACCCCCGGATCGCGCTCTACCAGGTCCCGGACAGCACCGCCCACCCGTACGTGCTGCACTCCAAGTACCTGCTGATCGAGGGCACCTACCTCGACCAGAAGGACAGCAAGTGGGTGCTGACCGGCAGCCACAACTACACGTACCCGGCGCTGCGCGAGAACGACGAGGCGATGCTCCGCATCGAGTCCAACGCCATCCACGACCAGTACCGCGCCAACTTCCGCACCATCCGCGACACCGCGATCGCCGACCCGGCCTCCCCGCCGGCCGTCGATTTCAAGAACGGCAACTGAGCACCGGAAGGCGGCCCCACCCGGGGCCGCCTTCCCCCGCCGCGCCGGATGGCTCGGAACCGCCGGTCAGGCGAGCCCTCGGCGGAGCGCGGGGAGGACCGACTCGCCGAACGGCACCAGGTCGGCGTGGTAGTCCGGGAAGACCAGCATCAGGCCGTCCAGCTCGGCGGCCGTCATGATGTGCGCGATGTGTTCGATGATCGTCTCCGGGCCCCCGGTCACATAGGCCGTCTGGAACGCTTCCTCCCCGGTGGCACCCTCGGCCCAGTCGCGGGCGGTGTCAGCCGGGATGCCCCACGACGCGCGCATGCCGGCCAGCGCCACCCTGTCGAGGCCCGCGGCGTAGCGGGCCGCCTTGGCCGCCGCGGCCGCGTCCGTCTCGTCCAGGACGACCGTGAGCATCGAGTACGTCCTCACCGTGCGCCCGAGATCGGCGGCCCGGTCGTGGACCGAGCGGGAGTAGTCGCGCATCTGGTGAAGGTTGTCGGCGCTCAGGAACGCGCCGTCGGCGTACCTGGCCTGGAACTCGCGCCCCTTCTCGGACCGGCCGGCGCTGATCAGGGTCGGCCGGACCGCCGGATGCGGGCGTGACTCGCACGCCCGGAGGGTGAAGAAGTCCCCGGTCATCGTCACCGTGTCCTCGGTCCACAGCCGGGTGACCGCGACCAGCCATTCCTCCGTCATCCGATAGCGCTCGTCGTGCGACAGGGCCGGGTCCCAGAGGCCCATCTGGGCGAACTCGGCGGCGTAGGAGCCGTTGACGATGTTCATCCCGGCCCGGCCGCCCGAGACGTCCTGCAGCGTGGTGAACATCTTGGCGGCGAGCGCGGGATGGAAGACGTTCGCGTGCACGGTGGCCCAGATCTTGACCGTGCTGGTCGCCTCGGCCAGCGCCGACATCATCGTCATCGACTCCAGCGTGCGGCCCCAGTGGTCGGTGCTGCCGCCGAAGCCCTTCCATTTCGCCATCGACATGATGAAGTCGAGTCCGATCACCTCGGCGTCGAGCGCGACCCGGCGGTTGTAGGCGTAGGTCGCCTCGGGATGCGGCGCCGATCGGGAGATCATCCAGCCGCCGTTGCCGATCGGGAGGAAGACGCCGAACTCCTTGCCCGCGGGGCTCATGGCGCGGGCCACGGGCACGTCGACGGCGGTTTCGGCATTACCATCGCTCATCGACTCCCCCGAATGCGAGTGGTTGCAGGCAAGTAAATTACCGTCGCGCTCGGCCGTTGTCTGCCGCCCGCGACGGAATCGGCACAACTGTTGCCCGGCGCACCGGTGATAGTCCATTCTCGATGGACCGGCAGCCACTCGAGGAGCCACCAGGTGGTCAGTGATCTCGCGAAGAGCTACGACCCGCTCGGTGCGCATGCCGAGGATCCATATCCGTTCTACGCCGAGGCGCGCCGCCGGGAGCCGGTGTTCTACTCGCCGCGGGTCGACGCCTGGCTGGTGACCCGGTTCGCCGACGTCGAGGCGGTGCTCAAGGACTGGGCCGGTTTCTCCTCGGTCAACAGCCTGCGGCCCGTCCGCCCGCTGCACCCGGCGACGTCGGCCGTGCTGGCCGAGGGGTTCCCGCAGCGGCCGGACCACGTCACGTCCGACGGTGAGGTGCACCGCCGGTTGCGGTTGCCGTACACGAGGCATCTGACCGCACCCGGCCGGATCAGGGGCCTGGAGCCGGGCGTACGGACGTGGGCCGAGACCCTCGTGGACGGGTTCGCCGGCGCCGGGGGCGCCGATCTGATCACACGGTTCGCGAAGCCGCTGCCGCTGCGGGCCGCGGTCGCGATGTTCGGGTTCGCGCCGGACGACGTGCCGACCGTGCGGGACGGCAGCGAGGCGTCGTTCCGGCTCGGCGGCGTCGACCTGACCGAGGCCGACGAGGTGACCGCCGCCCGGGCCGTCGTCACGTTCCAGCGGCTCGTCGCACGCCACGCGCACCGGCGTCGCGCGGCGCCGAACGGCGACCTGATCAGTGACGTCACGGCCGCGCTGGCGGACGGCGACGGGCCGCTGACGGCGGACCAGGAGGCCGAGCTGGTCACCACGATCACGAGTACCTTCGGCGCGGCGCACGTCACCACCGCGGACCTGATCGGCAGCGCCCTGAAGCTGCTGGCCGGCCACCCGGAGCAGTGGGAGTCGCTGTGCCGCCGGCCGGAGCTGATCGCCGGGGCGGTCGAGGAGGTGCTGCGGTTCGAGGCGCCGATCCCCACCATGTTCCGCCGGGCCACCCGCGCCGCCACGATCGGCGGCGTGGAGATACCGCCGGGGGCGGACGTCCTGGTGGTGTTCGCGTCCGCGAACCGGGACGAGGAGCGCTACCCGGACGCCGGGCGCTTCGACGTGACCCGCAAGCCGGCCCGGCACTTCGCGTTCGGCGCCGGGGTGCACACCTGCGTGGGCGCGGCACCGGCCCGGGCGCAGGCGCGGGTGGCACTGCGGGTGCTCACCGAGCGGCTGCCGGGGCTGAGCCCGGTGGCGGGCCGGGCGGCGCCGAGCCGCCGCTCGATCAACGTCCGCGGGCCGCTCAGGCTCGAACTGAGCTGGTGAGCTCATGGACATCAACGGCAGACCTAGCGGATCGATGGTGATGAGCTTGACCGGCTTCGTGCGGAAAGCGCTCGCGGTGATCACCGCCGGTGCCGCGGTCGCGGCGCTCGCCGCGTGCGTCAGCAACGACGAGACCGCGGCCCCGGCACCGTCCGCGGCGCCCGGCGGGAGCACCGGCACCCTGCTGCCCGGCGCGCCGGACGTCAACGGTGACGGCAAGGTGGTCATCGGGGTGCTCAGCCCCGGCGACATCAACGACAACGGCTACTACGAGAGTTTCGTGGTCAAGGCCGAGGCGTTCGCCCAGGCCCAGGACTGGACGGTCATCAAACGCGGCAGCGTGCCGGTCTCCGAGGCGCTCACCGCCGCCCGGGCCCTGTGCCGGCAGCGGGCCGACATGGTGGCGATCGGCGCCAGCGAGCTCAAGGACGCCATACCGGCATCCGAGGAGGCCGTCTGCGCGAGGACCGCCTGGTACGTGCCGTCGTCGGCGAACGTCCCGCAGACCCCGAGGATCATGCTGTCCAGCGACGACCCGAACCAGTCGATGCTGGTCGCCGGGTACGCCGCCGGCCTGCTCATGCGGGCGCGGAACACCACCAGGGCCGGCTTCGTCACCGGTCCGGAGGCCGACTTCACGAAGATCGCCTCGACGGCGTTCCTGGCCGGCATCCGCGAGCTCATCCCGGGCGCCACGCTGGTCACCACGTACACCGGCGACTTCGACGACTCCGGCAAGGCCCGGGAAGCGACGCAGGCACAGCTCAGCCAGGGGGTCGGAGCGATCTATCCGTACCTGGGCGGTGCGACCGACGTGGCGACCGCGCTGGCCAACTCCGCCGGCGCGATCACGCTGACGCCCGGGACCGACCGGTGCGCTTCCACCAGCCCCACCTTCGACGTCTCGGTGCTGTTCGACCCCGGCGACTACTTCGCCGCGGCGCTGCAGCTGTACGCCGCCGGCAGGCTGGAGATGGGCATCACCAAGACGTGGCAGCTGGGCGTCGACCCGTATCCGACCGTCAAGCTCTGCAAGGGCACCCCGGAGCAGAACGCCGACCTGGCGGCCTTCATCGCGGACATCGGCCGCGGCACCATCGACCCGGCGGCCGAGGTGCGCAGGCTTGGCTCCTGAACCGGCACTGCGCCTGCGTGGGATCACCAAGAGGTACGGCGCCGTGGTGGCCTGCGACCGCGTCGACCTGACCGTCGAACGCGGCGAGATCCACGGCCTGCTCGGCGAGAACGGCGCCGGCAAGTCCACCCTGATGCGCATCCTGCTCGGGCTCGAGGCGCGGGACTCCGGCACCGTCGAGCGCGACGGTCGCGCCGTCACGGTCGCGGGGCCGCGGGAGGCGGCGGCCCTCGGCATCGGCATGGTGCATCAGCACCTCAGCCTCGTCGACCCGCTGACGGTGTGGGAGAACGTCGTGCTCGGCTCCGCCGGGCCGGTCCGGCGGGCGGCGGCGCGGGCCGAGGTGCGTGCGGTGGCGGAACGCTACGGGCTGGTGATCGACCCGGACGCCCGCGTCGGCACGCTGTCGGCGGGCGAGCGGCAACGCGTGGAGCTGCTCAAGTGCCTGCGACGCGATCCGGCCGTACTGATCATGGACGAACCCACCTCCGTGCTGACGGCGGCCGAGTCGGCCGAGTTGTTCACCGTGCTGCGCCGGGTCGTAGCCGCCGAACACCGCGCGGTCGTCCTGATCAGCCACAAGCTCACGGAGATCACCACGGCGACCGACCGGGTGACCGTCATGCGCGCCGGGCGGGTCGTCCTGCGCCGGGCGACGGCCGCCACGACCGAGGCCGAACTGGCCCGGGAGATGGTGGGCCGCGAGGTGACGCTCGGCGCGGCGGTCGGTGTACTCCCGAACGCCACGGCCCCGGCGGCGTCGGCGGCGTCGGCGGAGGCACTGCGGCTGGCCGGACTGACCGTGCGGCCCGGCCTGGACGACCTGAGCCTCACCGTGCGTTCGGGGGAGATCGTCGGGCTGTACGGCGCCGAGGGCAACGGCCAGAAGACGCTCGGTGACGTCCTCAGCGGACTGACCGTCCCGGACGCCGGCACGGTGGAGGTGGCCGGTGCCCCCGTCGACCTCCGCCGGCCGGGCGCGCTGTCCGCCGCCGGCCTCGGCATCGTCCCCGAGGACCGGCACCACGCCGGCGTCGTGCTCGACCTGAGCGTGGCGGAGAATCTCGTCCTGACCCGGCTCGGCGACGTCAGCGGCCGCGTGTTCGTCGACCGGCGTCGCCTGCGCCGGCGGGTGCGGGCGCTCGTGGACGAGTACGGCATCACCGCCGCCTCGCTGGACGCGCCGTTGCGCAGTCTCTCCGGCGGCAACCAGCAGCGGGTGGTGCTGGCCCGCGAGCTCTCCGGCCGGCCGCGGGTGCTGGTCGCCGCCCAACCCTCCCGCGGTCTCGACGTCGGCGCGGTCGAGGACCTGTACGCACGCCTGCGCCGCTGCGCGGACGACGGCATCGCCGTGCTGGTGATCTCCACGGAGCCGGCGGAGATCCTCACGCTCACCACCCGGCTCGCCGTGATCTTCCGCGGCCGGATCGTGGGTGAGCTGCCCACGGCACGGGCCGACCCGGAACGTCTCGGCCTGCTCGTCGGCGGCGCGGCGTGACCCGTACCGGCCCCTGGCTGTCCGCCGCGATCGTCGCCGCGGCGCTGGTCCTCTCCGGCCTGCTCATCGCCGTCACCGGCGGATCCCCCGCCGCGGCGCTGCGCGCGCTGGTCGAGGGCAGCCTCGGCGACGCGGCGGCCGTCAGCCAGACCCTGCTGTACGCCGCGCCGCTCATGCTCGTCGCGGTCGGGACCTGTTGCAGCGCGCGGTCCGGCGCGTTCAACATCGGTCAGGAGGGCCAGGTCCTGATCGGCGCGCTCGCCGGCGCCGCCGCCGGGCTGCGCCTGGCGGTGCCCGGACCCGCCCTGGCGCTCGTCGTCCTGTTCGCCGCGGCGCTGGCCGCCGGGGCGTGGGCGTGGCTCAGCGCGCTGATGAACCGGTTGCGCGGGGTGGACATCGCGGTGAGCACGCTGCTGATGACGTTCCTCGCGCAACAGGTGGTCGCGTTCGCGGTCACCACGCCGTGGCTGCTGCAGGAGTCGCGGTGGGGCGCGGCGGCCGCGCTGCCGCAGTCGAACAGGCTGCCCGCGGGCGCGCTGCTCGGCTCGCTCGGCGACCACCCCGGGCCGCAGCTGAACCTCGGGCTCGGGGTGGGTCTCGTCGCCGCGCTGCTGATGGCGGTGGCGCTCGGCCGGACCCGGTGGGGATTCCGGCTGACGGTGGCCGGCCTCAATCCGGCGGCGGCCCGGCATGCCGGCATCCCCGTCACGGCCGTCGGCGGCGTCGCCCTGGCCGTCTCCGGTGCCCTCGCCGGCATGGCCGGCGCCGTGCTGCTGGCCAGCCCGCTGAGCACCAACCGGCTGCAACCCGACATCTCGATCAACATCGGCTGGGACGGCCTGCTGGTCGCGCTCATCGCCCGCGACCGGCCGCTGCTCACGATCCCGGTCGCCGGACTGTTCGCGGTGCTGCGCGCCGGTGGTAGCTTCCTGGCCGCGACCGGCGTGCCGCCGTACCTGGTCGACGTGGTGAAGGCGCTGCTGACGCTGGCGTTCGTCGCGCCCGCCGTCCTGCGCCGCCGGCCGGGGGCCGCATGAGCGGCGTCGCGGAGGACCTGGCGACCATCCTGTCCAGCGGGATCCGGTTGACCGCGCCGCTCGTGTTCGCGGCCTGCGGGGAGTACGTCGCCGAACGCGCCGGCACGCTGAACGTCTCCGTCGAGGCGATGATGCTCGGCGCGGCCTTCGGCGCGATCGCCGTCGCCGGCCTCACCGGCAGCGCCACGGTCGGCCTGCTCGCCGGCGTGCTGCTCGGCGCGCTCGTGGGCGCGGTGCACGGCGCCCTGTCGCATCGGTGGCACGTCAACACCTTCGTCGTCGGTCTCGTGCTCAACGCGCTCGTGCTCGGCCTGACCAGCTACCTGGTCACCGTCGGCGAGCTGGGCCGGCACCAGGTCGCCCAGGTCAGCGTGCCGGTGCTGCGCGACCTGCCGGTGCTGGGCGCCCCGCTGTTCGTCGAACGCTGGCCGGTCTACCTGCTCCTCGCGCTGGTGCCGCTGACGTGGTGGCTGGTGGAACGCAGCCGCTGGGGCCTGGAACTGCGCGCGGCCGGCGAGAACCCGGAGGCGGCGGACATGACCGGGATCCGCGTCAACCTGCGGCGGCGGCAGGCGCTGCTGTGGTGCGGTGCCCTCGCCGGGCTCGGCGGCGCCTACCTCGCGGTCGGTGAGGTCGGTTCCTTCAACCAGAACATGACCGCGGGCCGCGGCTACCTCGTCATCGCCGCGGTCATCTTCGGCGGGTGGCGCCTCGGCCGTACGCTCGCCGGCTGCGCCGTGTTCGGCCTCGCCGACGCGCTGCGCCTGGCTCTGCCCGCGCTCGGGTACACGGTCAACTCGCAGCTGCTCGTCTCCGCGCCGTACCTGCTCGCCCTCCTCGCGATGCTGCTGTTCACCACCCGGCAGCGGCGGCCGGGCGCGCTGGCACGGCCCTTCCGGCGCACCTCCTGACGGAATGAGCAGGACCGGGGTGCCGCTGCGCTGCGTGCCGCGGGCCACCTCGGCGGGGGCCCTGCTCGTCCTGCTCCGGCGGGTCCGTCGCGCCCTCGGCGGTGGCGGCAGCGCGTCCAGGTCGAAGCCGGCCAGGCCGCCGTCGCCACGGCGAGCAGCACCGGATCGCACCGGCGTCAGCCGAGCAGCGGGAAGAGGCCGGCGGTGGCGCCGAGGGCGGTGCGGTCGGTGGTGCTGAGCGCGAGGCGGCCGGCGCCCTTCAGCAGGTAGTCCTCGACGTCCCAGTCGGGTGGGCGGACACCGCCGTGCCGGGCCAGCAGGCCGTCCAGCGTGGCCACCGCGGGCTCGGGCGTCGCCGGCAGGCCGAGCAGCAGGTCCAGGTGGTGGATGACGGCCTCGGTGGCCAGCGTGGTGAGCAGGTCGGGCACGGTCAGCACGTGGCCCTGGGTGGCGACGAACGCATGGCGTGCGTCCAGCGCCGCGTGCACCGCCGCGGCCGAGGTCGACCGCCACAGCTCGACCAGCAGGCCCGGCTCGCGGGCCACGGAGGCGGCGCGGCGGGCGGCCCAGGCGGACGCGGCCGCGGCGCGCTCGGCGCTCTCCCAGTCCGGTGCCGGGGCCGGCCCCGGCGACCAGTAGGTGACGAACGTGCGGGTGGCCGGGCCGTCCGCGGGCGTGGCGAGCGCGACCAGTGCCCGCCGCGCGTCCTCGGTGAGGTGATGCACCA
This genomic window from Catenuloplanes niger contains:
- a CDS encoding ABC transporter ATP-binding protein is translated as MAPEPALRLRGITKRYGAVVACDRVDLTVERGEIHGLLGENGAGKSTLMRILLGLEARDSGTVERDGRAVTVAGPREAAALGIGMVHQHLSLVDPLTVWENVVLGSAGPVRRAAARAEVRAVAERYGLVIDPDARVGTLSAGERQRVELLKCLRRDPAVLIMDEPTSVLTAAESAELFTVLRRVVAAEHRAVVLISHKLTEITTATDRVTVMRAGRVVLRRATAATTEAELAREMVGREVTLGAAVGVLPNATAPAASAASAEALRLAGLTVRPGLDDLSLTVRSGEIVGLYGAEGNGQKTLGDVLSGLTVPDAGTVEVAGAPVDLRRPGALSAAGLGIVPEDRHHAGVVLDLSVAENLVLTRLGDVSGRVFVDRRRLRRRVRALVDEYGITAASLDAPLRSLSGGNQQRVVLARELSGRPRVLVAAQPSRGLDVGAVEDLYARLRRCADDGIAVLVISTEPAEILTLTTRLAVIFRGRIVGELPTARADPERLGLLVGGAA
- a CDS encoding ABC transporter permease — translated: MTRTGPWLSAAIVAAALVLSGLLIAVTGGSPAAALRALVEGSLGDAAAVSQTLLYAAPLMLVAVGTCCSARSGAFNIGQEGQVLIGALAGAAAGLRLAVPGPALALVVLFAAALAAGAWAWLSALMNRLRGVDIAVSTLLMTFLAQQVVAFAVTTPWLLQESRWGAAAALPQSNRLPAGALLGSLGDHPGPQLNLGLGVGLVAALLMAVALGRTRWGFRLTVAGLNPAAARHAGIPVTAVGGVALAVSGALAGMAGAVLLASPLSTNRLQPDISINIGWDGLLVALIARDRPLLTIPVAGLFAVLRAGGSFLAATGVPPYLVDVVKALLTLAFVAPAVLRRRPGAA
- a CDS encoding ABC transporter permease; this encodes MSGVAEDLATILSSGIRLTAPLVFAACGEYVAERAGTLNVSVEAMMLGAAFGAIAVAGLTGSATVGLLAGVLLGALVGAVHGALSHRWHVNTFVVGLVLNALVLGLTSYLVTVGELGRHQVAQVSVPVLRDLPVLGAPLFVERWPVYLLLALVPLTWWLVERSRWGLELRAAGENPEAADMTGIRVNLRRRQALLWCGALAGLGGAYLAVGEVGSFNQNMTAGRGYLVIAAVIFGGWRLGRTLAGCAVFGLADALRLALPALGYTVNSQLLVSAPYLLALLAMLLFTTRQRRPGALARPFRRTS
- a CDS encoding maleylpyruvate isomerase N-terminal domain-containing protein, whose amino-acid sequence is MREAEALRAAYDGVTAVLSPLSPMELLAPTRCHGWTVADVVHHLTEDARRALVALATPADGPATRTFVTYWSPGPAPAPDWESAERAAAASAWAARRAASVAREPGLLVELWRSTSAAAVHAALDARHAFVATQGHVLTVPDLLTTLATEAVIHHLDLLLGLPATPEPAVATLDGLLARHGGVRPPDWDVEDYLLKGAGRLALSTTDRTALGATAGLFPLLG